In the Terriglobales bacterium genome, CGCCCGCACCGGTGCGCTCACCGCCCATGGTCACCTCGTGCTACAGGACGCGTCGGTAGCTGCGCCCGGTGTGGCGATCCAAGTCGTCTTCAAGGGCGGAGAAGCGCACGTCGACCCGCGGCCTAAGTAGCGCTCCCATTTCGCGTGATTTCCCGCAAACGCGTATCCTTGAAGCGTTCTTCTCCTGAAGGAGGAACTCTTCCATGAGACGGATAGCCTGGCTCGCCGCCCTGCTGCTGGCAGGGATCTCGTACCTGGCCCTGGCGCCGGAGGCCGCGTTGCGCGCCGCCCCGCCCCAGCCCGCGCGCAGCCTCTCCCACGCTCACAACGCCTTCGGCTTCAAGATGCTCAAGCTGCTGGAGCAGAGCGAGGGCAAGAAGAACGTCTTCATCTCGCCCTCCAGCATCGCCCTGGCGCTCTCCATGGTCTACAACGGCGCCCGCGGCCCGACCCAGGCCGCCATGCAGAAGACGCTCGACCTCGACGGCATGGACCTGGCCCAGGTCAACCAGCAGAGCCTCGACCTCATCAACCTGCTGAAGAATCCCGACCCCAAAGTGCAGTTGGCGGTGGCCGACTCGGTCTGGGCGCGGAAGGGCGTGAGCTTCCGCCCCGACTTCCTGAAGACGGTGCTGGACTTCTACCAGGCGCAGGCCACCACGCTCGACTTCCGCACTCCCGGCGCCGCCGCCACTATCAACGCCTGGGTCAACGAGAAGACCCGGGGCAAGATCCCGACCATCGTCGAGCCGCCCATCCCGCCCGACATGGTCATGTACCTGATCAACGCCGTGTACTTCAAGGGAAGCTGGACCACGGCCTTCGACAAGAACCTCACCGAGCAGCGGACCTTCACCCCCGCCTCCGGCGCCGCCGAAAAGCGTCCCCTGATGAAGCAGCACGGCTGGCTGCCGTACCTGGAGACCGACGACTTCCAGAGCGTCAGCCTGCCCTACGGCAGCAACCGCCGCCTGGCCATGTACGTCTTCCTCCCCAAGAAGGACCTGAAGAGCTTCCTGGCCAAGCTGGACGACGGCGCCTGGGACTCCTGGATGCAGCGCTACAGCAACACCGAGGGCACCATCCTGCTGCCCCGCTTCAAGATGGAGTACGAGAAGGAACTGCGGGGCACGCTCACCCAACTGGGGATGGGCGAGGCCTTCCAGGACGGCGCCGACCTGAGCGGCATCGGGCCAGGGCTGGCCATCAGCGAGGTCAAGCACAAGACCTACGTGGACGTGAACGAAGAAGGGACCGAGGCCGCGGCCGTCACCAGCGTGGGCGTGCACGCCACCGCCGTCCGCGTCGAGCCTCCGACCTTCTACATGGAGGTCAACCGGCCGTTCCTGTTCGCCATCCGCGACAACCAGACGGGCGAGGTGCTCTTCCTGGGAGTGGTGCAGAACCCGTGAGCGGCGGGGCTGACTCTAAAGGGGCAACGCCCCGGCGAGGAGTTTCTTGCTAGCATGACGGCCATGGCGGGAGAGTCCAGGTCGCTGACGCCGCTGGCCGGGGCCTTGGCCGCGCTGGTCGGCCCCGAGATCGACGACGAGCGCATCGAGCTGGCACGCGCCGCCCTCACCATCGCCCGCACCCAGTATCCCGAACTGGAGGCGGAACGATATCTGGACCGGCTGGCGGAACTGGCCGCGCGCGTGGCCGCACGTCTGCCCGAGGATGCCGAGCCCGCTCCTACCATCGCCGCCCTCAACACCGTGCTCTTCGACGAAGAAGGCTTCCGCGGCAACGAGGCTGACTACTACGATCCCCGCAATTCTTTTCTGAACGAGGTGCTCGACCGCAAGCTGGGCATCCCCATCTCCCTGGCGGTGGTGTACATGGAAGTGGCGCGCCAGGTCGGCTTTCCGCTCTTCGGCGTGGGCATGCCCGGACACTTCCTGCTCAAGCACTACGACGTGGAGGGGCGGGAGACGCTGATCGACGCCTTCCACCGCGGGCGCGTCCTCACGCCCAGCCAGTGCCAGCAGCG is a window encoding:
- a CDS encoding transglutaminase-like domain-containing protein, which translates into the protein MTAMAGESRSLTPLAGALAALVGPEIDDERIELARAALTIARTQYPELEAERYLDRLAELAARVAARLPEDAEPAPTIAALNTVLFDEEGFRGNEADYYDPRNSFLNEVLDRKLGIPISLAVVYMEVARQVGFPLFGVGMPGHFLLKHYDVEGRETLIDAFHRGRVLTPSQCQQRLDEIYAGQLPLQPEFLVTVSRRQLLTRMLNNLKAIYLDARNLRKALPIVDLVLAVYPRSPEDVRQRALLRYQLGQVRGAVEDLEDYLKMSPEASDADEIRQLALSLRRTLALRN
- a CDS encoding serpin family protein encodes the protein MRRIAWLAALLLAGISYLALAPEAALRAAPPQPARSLSHAHNAFGFKMLKLLEQSEGKKNVFISPSSIALALSMVYNGARGPTQAAMQKTLDLDGMDLAQVNQQSLDLINLLKNPDPKVQLAVADSVWARKGVSFRPDFLKTVLDFYQAQATTLDFRTPGAAATINAWVNEKTRGKIPTIVEPPIPPDMVMYLINAVYFKGSWTTAFDKNLTEQRTFTPASGAAEKRPLMKQHGWLPYLETDDFQSVSLPYGSNRRLAMYVFLPKKDLKSFLAKLDDGAWDSWMQRYSNTEGTILLPRFKMEYEKELRGTLTQLGMGEAFQDGADLSGIGPGLAISEVKHKTYVDVNEEGTEAAAVTSVGVHATAVRVEPPTFYMEVNRPFLFAIRDNQTGEVLFLGVVQNP